Proteins encoded within one genomic window of Triticum aestivum cultivar Chinese Spring chromosome 2D, IWGSC CS RefSeq v2.1, whole genome shotgun sequence:
- the LOC123052166 gene encoding SNF1-related protein kinase regulatory subunit gamma-1-like, giving the protein MARPEENAKFPSCDAYFDTIQSKKKLPLALQESLTAAFAQIPVASFPDVPSGRVTEIPGETSVLDAVRILSEHNIRAAPVLNPEPGVPADWQGRYLGIIEYSAIILWVLDNADLAAVALSAGSATAAGVGMGAVGAVGVAALGATGPAAVAGLTAAAVGAAVAGGLTAEKGVAKDGVTAADHLGEDFYKVLLQQEPFKSTTVRSIVESYPWSPFVPVTLDSSMLAVLLLLSKYRLRNVPVIEPDKPVIKNFITQTGVVKGLQQCKGRDWFDYISALPLSDLGLPFMSLDEVITVNSDDLILEAFKCMKDNKIGGVPVVEGPRRKLVGSVSIRDIRFLLLRPDLFSDFRHLTVLEFMNALGSTLPDSGGNGLVKPPLTCAPDASMGSVIDSIGSRITHRIYVVDGDFEVVGVVTLRDVISCFIHEPPGFCDSYLASAMEKLEDKGDADSSVENS; this is encoded by the exons ATGGCTCGACCCGAGGAAAACGCGAAATTCCCTAGCTGTGATGCCTACTTTGACACTATCCAGTCCAAGAAGAAGCTCCCGCTAGCTTTGCAAGAGTCACTGACCGCCGCCTTTGCTCAGATCCCAGTCGCGTCGTTTCCTGATGTTCCTAGTGGCCGGG TGACTGAAATTCCTGGAGAAACTTCTGTGCTTGATGCTGTTAGAATTTTATCTGAGCACAACATAAGGGCGGCGCCAGTGCTTAACCCTGAACCTGGGGTTCCGGCCGATTGGCAAGGGAGGTATCTTGGCATCATCGAGTACTCAGCCATCATCCTTTGGGTACTAGATAATGCTGATCTCGCGGCCGTAGCTCTGTCAGCTGGATCGGCAACTGCCGCAGGAGTTGGAATGGGCGCTGTTGGTGCAGTGGGCGTGGCAGCATTAGGTGCAACCGGCCCGGCAGCTGTCGCTGGATTGACTGCTGCTGCAGTAGGGGCTGCTGTTGCTGGCGGGTTAACTGCTGAAAAGGGTGTTGCCAAGGATGGAGTAACTGCTGCCGATCATTTAGGGGAAGATTTCTACAAAGTTCTGCTTCAGCAAGAACCTTTCAAATCGACTACA GTTCGATCAATTGTGGAGTCCTACCCATGGTCTCCTTTTGTACCTGTTACGCTTGACAGTTCAATGCTTGCTGTACTACTGTTGCTCTCCAAGTATAGGTTGAGGAATGTCCCTGTGATCGAACCTGATAAGCCAGTTATTAAGAACTTCATTACTCAGACTGGTGTTGTTAAAGGGCTTCAGCAGTGTAAAGGAAGGGATTGGTTTGACTATATTTCGGCACTTCCTCTTTCAGATTTGGGGCTTCCATTTATGTCGCTTGATGAG GTTATTACGGTTAACAGTGATGATCTAATCTTAGAAGCTTTCAAGTGCATGAAGGATAACAAAATTGGCGGTGTACCCGTAGTAGAAGGTCCCCGAAGGAAACTTGTTGGTAGTGTGAGCATAAGGGACATTCGCTTCCTGTTGCTTAGGCCTGACTTATTTTCTGATTTCAG GCACCTTACCGTCTTGGAGTTCATGAATGCTCTTGGTTCCACTCTTCCTGATTCAGGGGGCAATGGACTGGTGAAGCCGCCGCTCACCTGTGCACCTGATGCCTCTATGGGCAGCGTGATCGACAGCATCGGATCGAGGATAACCCACCGGATATACGTGGTGGATGGTGACTTTGAGGTGGTCGGTGTTGTGACACTGCGAGACGTGATCTCTTGCTTTATCCACGAGCCCCCTGGCTTCTGCGACAGTTATCTTGCTTCAGCGATGGAGAAGCTCGAGGACAAGGGCGATGCCGATTCCTCCGTTGAGAACAGCTGA
- the LOC123049035 gene encoding fasciclin-like arabinogalactan protein 2, with protein MQFAGAILLLMFVPCAEGQPPEATPAGGLAIEQILSKNGCGAFAGLVAATAGVGQVLREQSDAGLAVFCPDDGAVAAFAPRFSNLTADRQAALLLHHGLAARSGEVELWLIHRRGPIEVRTLDGGRWGHGVLSICYLGGAMQLASSPPSFTTPVEARVTSTVVYNDRLTVYLIDAVLVPGAPALFDYSDILVTTCVMLGLMMLVLGSCGAICS; from the exons ATGCAGTTCGCCGGAGCCATCCTGCTCCTCATGTTCGTCCCCTGCGCCGAGGGACAACCGCCCGAGGCGACGCCGGCGGGGGGCTTGGCGATCGAGCAGATCCTGTCAAAGAACGGGTGCGGCGCCTTCGCCGGCCTCGTCGCCGCCACGGCCGGCGTGGGCCAGGTGCTCCGCGAGCAGAGCGACGCGGGGCTCGCCGTGTTCTGCCCGGACGACGGCGCGGTCGCGGCGTTCGCCCCGCGCTTCAGCAACCTGACCGCCGACCGCCAGGCGGCGCTCCTTCTCCACCACGGGCTGGCGGCGCGCTCCGGCGAGGTGGAGCTCTGGCTGATCCACCGCCGCGGGCCAATCGAGGTGCGGACGCTGGACGGGGGCCGCTGGGGCCACGGCGTGCTCAGCATCTGCTACCTGGGAGGCGCCATGCAGctcgcctcgtcgccgccgtcgttcACGACGCCGGTCGAGGCCAGGGTCACCAGCACGGTCGTCTACAACGACCGCCTCACCGTCTACCTCATCGACGCCGTCCTGGTTCCGGGAGCGCCGGCGCTGTTCGACTACTCGGACATCTTGGTGACCACTTGCGTCATGCTCGGGCTCATGATGTT AGTCTTGGGGTCGTGTGGTGCCATTTGTTCGTGA